Proteins encoded in a region of the Eubalaena glacialis isolate mEubGla1 chromosome 20, mEubGla1.1.hap2.+ XY, whole genome shotgun sequence genome:
- the ZNF703 gene encoding zinc finger protein 703, whose protein sequence is MSDSPAGSNSRTPESSGGGGKRPAVPAAVSLLPPADPLRQANRLPIRVLKMLSAHTGHLLHPEYLQPLSSTPVSPIELDAKKSPLALLAQTCSQIGKPDPPPSSKLNSVAAANGLGAEKDPGRSASGAASASAALKQLGDSPAEDKSSFKPYSKGSGGGDSRKDSSSSSVSSTSSSSSLSPGDKAGFRVPGAACTPFPPHGAPVSASSSSSSPGGSRGGSPHHSDCKTGGGGAGGELDKKDQEPKPSPEPAAVSRGSGGEPGAHGGGAEAGASGRKSEPPSALVGAGHVAPVSPYKPGHSVFPLPPSSIGYHGSIVGAYAGYPSQFVPGLDPSKSGLVGGQLSGGLGLPPGKPPSSSPLTGASPPSFLQGLCRDPYCLGGYHGASHLGGSSCSTCSAHDPAAPGLKAGGYPLVYPGHPLQPAALSSSAAQAALPGHPLYTYGFMLQNEPLPHSCNWVAASGPCDKRFATSEELLSHLRTHTALPGAEKLLAAYPGASGLGSAAAAAAAAASCHLHLPPPTAPGSPGSLSLRSPHTLGLSRYHPYGKSHLSTAGGLAVPSLPTAGPYYSPYALYGQRLASASALGYQ, encoded by the exons ATGAGCGATTCGCCCGCTGGATCTAACTCAAGGACACCCGaaagcagcggcggcggcgggaagAGGCCGGCAGTGCCGGCGGCGGTGTCCCTCTTGCCCCCGGCGGACCCCCTGCGCCAGGCGAACCGGCTCCCTATCAGGGTCCTGAAGATGCTGAGCGCTCACACCGGCCACCTCCTGCACCCGGAGTACCTGCAGCCGCTGTCCTCCACTCCCGTCAGCCCCATTGAG CTGGACGCCAAGAAGAGTCCTTTGGCGTTGCTGGCCCAGACTTGCTCGCAGATCGGCAAGCCGGACCCGCCGCCCTCGTCCAAGCTCAACTCGGTAGCGGCGGCCAACGGGCTGGGAGCGGAGAAGGACCCTGGCCGCTCGGCCTCTGGCGCCGCCTCCGCGTCTGCGGCGCTCAAGCAGCTGGGGGACTCCCCGGCCGAGGACAAGTCTAGCTTCAAGCCCTACTCCAAGGGCTCCGGAGGCGGCGACTCCCGCAAAGACAGCAGCTCCTCCTCCgtgtcctccacctcctcctcctcctccttgtccCCGGGAGACAAGGCGGGCTTCAGGGTCCCCGGCGCCGCCTGCACGCCCTTTCCCCCGCATGGAGCGCCGGTCTCCGCGTCGTCGTCCTCGTCCTCTCCCGGCGGCTCCCGGGGCGGCTCCCCGCACCACTCTGACTGCAAGACCGGCGGCGGGGGCGCCGGCGGAGAGCTGGACAAGAAAGACCAGGAGCCCAAGCCCAGCCCGGAGCCCGCGGCCGTGAGCCGAGGCAGCGGTGGGGAGCCGGGCGCGCATGGAGGCGGCGCCGAGGCCGGGGCCTCCGGGCGCAAGTCGGAGCCGCCCTCCGCGCTGGTGGGGGCCGGCCACGTGGCGCCGGTGTCGCCCTACAAGCCAGGCCACTCGGTGTTCCCGCTGCCACCCTCCAGCATCGGCTATCACGGCTCCATCGTGGGCGCCTACGCCGGCTACCCGTCTCAGTTCGTGCCTGGCCTGGATCCGAGCAAGTCTGGCCTCGTGGGAGGCCAGTTGTCGGGGGGCCTGGGCCTGCCCCCGGGCAAGCCCCCCAGCTCCAGCCCGCTCACCGGGGCCTCCCCGCCGTCCTTCCTGCAGGGATTATGCCGCGACCCCTACTGCCTGGGAGGTTACCACGGCGCCTCGCACCTCGGCGGCTCCAGCTGCTCCACCTGCAGCGCGCACGACCCAGCTGCGCCCGGCCTGAAGGCGGGGGGCTACCCGCTGGTGTACCCCGGGCACCCGCTGCAGCCCGCCGCGCTCTCGTCCAGCGCCGCCCAGGCCGCGCTCCCCGGCCACCCGCTCTACACCTACGGCTTCATGCTGCAGAACGAACCGCTGCCGCACAGCTGCAACTGGGTGGCGGCCAGCGGGCCGTGCGACAAGCGCTTCGCCACCTCGGAGGAGCTGCTCAGCCACCTACGGACTCACACGGCTCTGCCTGGCGCCGAGAAACTTCTGGCCGCCTATCCGGGGGCCTCGGGCCTGGGCAgcgccgccgcggccgccgcggccgccgcctccTGCCATCTGCACCTCCCCCCGCCGACCGCTCCCGGCAGCCCCGGGTCGCTGTCCTTGCGGAGTCCACACACTTTGGGCCTAAGCCGGTACCACCCTTACGGCAAGAGCCACTTATCCACAGCCGGGGGCCTGGCCGTGCCGTCCCTCCCCACAGCCGGACCCTACTACTCACCATACGCGCTGTACGGACAGAGACTGGCCTCAGCCTCCGCGCTCGGATACCAGTAA